In a single window of the Terriglobus roseus genome:
- a CDS encoding OsmC family protein — MAIDVKYRAAATATGGRDGRTRTEDRRLDPHLATPKESGGLGGDGVNPEQLFAAGYAACFLSAVKGAGQKLKIGISP; from the coding sequence ATGGCTATCGACGTGAAATATCGCGCTGCTGCTACCGCCACTGGAGGCCGGGACGGGAGAACCCGCACCGAAGACCGACGACTCGACCCACACCTCGCCACCCCTAAGGAATCTGGTGGCCTCGGAGGAGATGGAGTAAACCCTGAGCAGCTCTTCGCTGCTGGCTATGCCGCCTGCTTCCTGAGCGCAGTCAAAGGTGCGGGGCAGAAACTGAAGATTGGGATCTCCCCCTGA
- a CDS encoding response regulator transcription factor, protein MRVLVVEDEVRLAENVARALREGPGYAVDVTHDGSKALELCIASQYDLVLLDLMLPGCSGDSVLSQLRAAKIGSSVLVLTAVIDTKRTVALLNSGADDFMTKPFDLGELIARCRALIRRSKETSASTLRFHNLEMHTGEYLLTCDEIPVELSPTGFRILEYLIRRPTMVVSKRELSENLYDFTWEQHSNVIEAHISNLRKRLRECTDVVTIETVRGRGYRLAES, encoded by the coding sequence ATGCGTGTTCTTGTGGTTGAGGACGAGGTTCGGCTTGCGGAAAACGTCGCGCGGGCGCTGCGCGAGGGGCCAGGCTATGCCGTGGACGTAACGCACGACGGCTCAAAGGCTCTAGAGCTCTGCATAGCCAGTCAATACGACTTGGTCCTGCTTGATTTGATGCTTCCAGGCTGCAGTGGCGATTCTGTTCTGTCACAGCTACGTGCCGCGAAGATTGGGTCATCTGTGCTGGTACTCACGGCAGTGATCGACACGAAACGAACTGTCGCACTTCTAAATTCTGGTGCGGACGACTTCATGACGAAGCCCTTCGACCTTGGCGAATTGATCGCGAGATGCCGTGCGCTTATCCGGCGCTCGAAGGAAACAAGCGCATCAACGCTGCGCTTCCATAACCTGGAGATGCACACGGGAGAATACCTGCTGACCTGTGACGAGATTCCCGTCGAACTATCGCCGACAGGGTTTCGCATCCTCGAATATCTGATCCGCCGCCCAACGATGGTGGTTTCAAAGCGTGAGCTCTCTGAAAACCTGTACGACTTCACTTGGGAACAGCACTCAAATGTGATCGAAGCCCACATTTCGAATCTTCGGAAGAGGCTCCGAGAATGCACAGATGTCGTTACGATCGAAACTGTGCGCGGACGTGGATACCGCCTAGCCGAGAGCTAA